The DNA region ACACCCCAGtcagtgctggcagcccccaggacaacccctgccaccctgcccacccccagTTGCACTCACAGGGTGTCGGGGCAGTGAGAGGGCTGTGGCAGGCGTCTCCCCTGCAGCAGGTAGTGGGCCATGTCGTAGGGGTCCACCCCTGCGTACGGCGATGCCCCGCGTGTCAGCAGCTCCCACATGAGCACCCCGAAGGACCACTGCCGAGGAGAGAGCTGCCATGGGTGCACAGGCAGGATGGAGATGGGGGACGGGACGGGGAGGGGTGTCATGCCTACCACATCAGACTTCGTGGTGAATTTTTGGGTCTGGAGGCTCTCCAGTGCCATCCACTTGACAGGCAGCTTGGCGTGGCggtgctgctggatgctgtAGTACTCCTTGTCAAACACATCCCGTGCCAGCCCAAAGTCAGCCACCTTTACTGTCAGCGTCTCGTCCAGCCTGCAGGGCACCAGGTGGAGGTGGGGACTcctgggcacccccagagccaggcGGTTACCCTGGGATGGAGGCCTGGAGGGCACAGCCACACTTACATGCAGTTCCTGGCTGCCAGGTCCCGATGCACGAACTTCTTCTGGGCCAGGTACTCCATGCCCAGGGCAACCTGCAGCCCGAAGCCAATGAGCTCCTTCACTGTGGGGCTCTGTGAGATTGGAGTGGTGAGCATGGAGACCTTGGCACCCATCTCTGCCCACCGCCCTTGGGGTAGCCCCTACCCGCTCCTGGGTGCGGATGAACTGGCGCAGGTCCCCGTGGCGCATGTAGGGCAGGACGACAAGGGGCAGCCCGTGGCGGGGCAGGCACACCCCCAGCAGCGAGAGCACCTGCGGGTGGTGGAAGCTCTTCATGAGGATGCCCTCGCGCAGGAACTCTTCCACCTCCTCCAGGTCCGTGATGCCTGcggagagctgagctgtggccGCTCCGCTGCTGGGCCATGGGAGCACGCACGGGAGGGGGAGCTACTCACGGTGCAGGGACTTGACAGCGCAGTGCAGATCCCCCAGCAGAGGGTCCGTGTAGGTGCCATGGTAGACGCTGCCAAagtgccctgcagggatgggtggcaCAAAGCTGGCACCACACACACTGGGCAGGTGACACCACAGCCAAATCGGGGTGCCAAAGAGTCAGTCACCTTTGCCGATGACCTGGTGGCGGTGGGTGACAAGCCGTTCCTCGGGGATGAGGATGTCCTTCacttcctccagcagctccggCCGCAGATCCTCCAGGCAGCAGGATGTGGCCCTGAGCAGGGGCATGGGGGATCCCCCGCCCGCcgcaccagcaccagcactgccattGGCACCGGCGCTGGTGACTCGTGTGCGGGGCCCCACGGGGCCGGGAGTGCCCGCTGTGTTCAGCACTGCCGGGACAGGCAGAGGCGGGgtgagggctggcagcacccagcaccccGCCACCCACCGGCGACACCCACTTACCCAGCACCTCTCTGTAGTCGACGCCGGGGCGCTGGGTGGTGACAGGCGGGTCGCTGCGGccgggctgtgccagcagctccaggttcTCCGTACCTGCAGGCAGCAATGGGGTGGGTAAGGGGTGGCgtgggaggggtctgggggcatCAGAGTGCCCGGCGAGCACGGCACTCACCCCGCCTCTTCTTCCAGCGCCAGcgaaacagcacagcagccaggatgCAGCAGACCAGGAAGGTGATGCCggtgcccagagccaggctggcgGCCAGGTCCAGCGATGTGGGGGGGGACAGAACCCAGCCCAGCGCCTCACAGGCTCCGTTCACACAGATCTGGAGGATcaggggctcagcagggatGCGGTGGGGGGGGACTGGGGCGGGTGGTTGCCCACCCGGGGGGTTCCTACCTCCACGGGGGCCCCAGCGGGCGGCAGGCGCAGCTCGCGGGGCAGGCGGCATGCCACCTCGTTCTTCAGGACGTTGGGGTGGCAGTCCAGGCCCCCCACCGTCATGGTGATGTTCATGCAGGTGGCCACGGCATCCAGCCCCAGTTGCTGCCCAGACAGAACACCGTGAGCTCGGGGATCTTGCAGTGGAACCCCTACTCCGGCTCACCCCAGTGCCCCACGTACGTGCACCTCGATCTCATCGTCGCCGGGCTTGAGGCGGAGCCgcctgccctcctgctccaaGGGGTAGACCTTGGGCCGGGGGTAGTAGCGGAGGCGGAAGAGCCAGCGGCCGTCGGCGCCGTCCAGCAGCACGCTCAGGTTCCCCAGAACCACCTCCACCTTGCTCTCGAAGGGGAAGGCTGGACTGTGGCACAGCAGCCGGTCTGGTGCCAGCGGGTTCTTACATTCCTGTGGGCAGGGagatgctgagcacaggctcGGAATGTGCCCGGGGGATTGCggtggggtgggcagggccGGGGAGGGATGGCCCCACACCCCGGTGCTTACTGTGGCTTGGGTAACCACACCACCGGCTTCAAAGCGGATCTTGGCGCGATACACGGAGTCCAGGTGGGTGCCGGTAATGGTGAGCAGCGAGCCCCTACAGTGGGCAGGGATCAGGTTCCCCGGGGTGCACACGGTCCCCAGGGTGCCTGCAATTCCCAGCACCAcgtccagcccagccagggcagtggcaggaCGGGGCTGTCCCTCACCCCGAGTAAGGGAGCCCACGCACTCACTCATAGCTGCAGCTGGGGACGATGGCGGATACGGCGGGGTCAGGGCGGTACTGGAAGGGTACGGGGGCCTGGAACTCCTCCCCGTCGATCCACAGGGCTACCCGGGCTGCGCCCAGGCCACCGGCGGCGGGAGCCGTGCATCGGATTGTCCCATTGCCCTGCCTGGAGACACGACAGCCGTGGCTGGGGGGACAGCCGCACTGCAGGGGCTCCCCGTGCCCATCCCGTGCTGGGGACCCCGCTGTGCCAGGTGCAGGGCAGAGGTGTACCTGGGCTGCCCTGTCAGGGCACACTCGGAGCCATTGACCATCACCcgccagctgctccctgccgAGAGGTGTTTGCCATGGAGTGAGAGGTGGGTGCCACCCCACCGGGGGCCAAACGGGGGGTGCAGGGCACTGACGTGGGGCTCCTGAGCAGAGATGGGGTCAGTGGGACGGGTGAGTGAGGCAAACCCCCCACGACCCTGCCAGGGGCACTGCCAGTGTGGAACCGTACCACGAAGACGAAGCCGCCGAGGGTGGCGGAGCCGTAGACCCGGAAGCCAGAGGCTCTTGCGGGCTCCTCCACAGTGAGCACCACGTCGGCTGGGCCCCCCTGGGCTGCCGGGCCCCCCGGCTCCAGCTCACACACCAGCACATCCACAAACTCCTTGCGGCGCGAGGTGGGCAGGGGTCTGCGGGACAGTGATGGGGATCAGCCCCAAGCcgggggcagccccagagccctccctgctgctgttctctCCCAGCACCGCCGCACACCTGTAGCTCTCGCTCTCCCCCGGCAGCACGGTGCAGCCTCGCCGTCCCACTGTCACCCGGCAGGCACCGCGGGGGCTGCGGCCGGGGTCGGGGTCCAAGCGGGAGCGGAAGGTCATTCCACAGAGTGTCACCCGTGTCCGACCCCGCAGCGGGGCGCTTCGGGGATGGAACTGTGGGAGAGGCACCTGTGTCACCCCAAAGTGCAGTGACTGTTGCGGGTCCAGAAATACCCTTCTCTGAGGAACACAACACTCATCCCAGGGAGGGGGTCCCACTGCACGCCACCCCATTTGCCAcgtccctccccatcccagttcttgggagctgtgaggagcagggggaCGGCAGCGCAGACCTACGTCGGTGAGGACGGGTGGGCAGCTGTCCTGGACCCAGTGGCCAGTGCACTCGTGGCGGCGCCTGCACCCATCCCCACACCAGCCACAGCCCATGAAGCGCTCGGCCCGCAGGCAGCGCTGGCACGTCGAGAAGTGGCGACAGCCAGGGCCAGTGACGTTCAGGAGCCACACCTGGGAACGGAGAGTGGAGGTGAGGGGGACACATGGGGCTCCATGCCCACCCTATGCCCCTCAGAGCTCCCACTCACCTTGGAGCCAGCAGTGAAGAACAGCGAGTGGCTTTGCAGCCCCATGGCACCCCGCACTGGCCTCGGCTCTCCCAGGGAGAAGTTGGACAAGGTCAGAAGGTAGGAGCTGGAGCGCTGGAGCACcatctgcagcagggcagagcagggggctgAGCATACCCCACagcctgccaggacctgccatCCCACCCGAccccccatcccacctggaaGACGCGTCCttctgctgtccccaggtgggcCACGGTGACATCTCCCATGGCAGTGACGAagagggaggtgaggaggaCACCTGTCAGCTGCCCGTTGAACAGGTCCACTTtgtgggaggcagcagggacgAGGGTGGGCTGATCCCAGCAGCTGGTGTTGACCACTGGTGCTGAGAGGTTCACCTGTGGCCAAACATGGGGTCAGTGACTTGAAGCTGACCCTGGCACCCCGACTCCCACACCCTCACAGGTAGGCACCAGCTTGATCTGTGAGATATTTTGGGGCAGCACCAGATTGCTTAAGTTCccctccaggctgggaaaatTTTGGAGAGAAAACCTCATTGGCAGGCCGTCCCTCAGTCCCCCATGCGGCGTCAGatcctgccctcccctcccaccccatcTGGATATAGTTAACCGTGCTGGCACCACAGGATGCTCACTCCAACCCCAGTCTTCCTGACCCCTGGAGCTCAGCAAGGGGCTGGGGTGGAAGAGGGACACCAGGAGCCATGGGGTCCCCACTGGACACTCCCAATGCAGAGGGGCTCAGGTCCCCTCTGAGTTTCTCCTGCTACAGCGTGAGTCAGCAGCAGTGAGCTGTCTGCTCTGTGCGGGAAGAGGAGGGGATTTGGCTGCACCTtgccctgagcctggctgaggacACCAAAACCCGTGTCATGTGCTGGGACGAGGGGGCCCTGCCAGGGTGCCCACCCATCTGCATCCTGGCCGTGCCGGGGCTTGTACCTGGGACACGGTGTTCCTGCCCCGCAGCTGTGGCAGACGAGGAACCCCGGTGACTAATTGCACTTCCGCCTGCGGTTTAtttgcccagagaaggcggTGGCTGGGCCTGGGGGACAAGGCAGGAGTAGCCCGCACCTCACACATCCAGCCTAAGAAGCACTGAGGCCCTGTGGCTTTCCTGCCCCCCCCCACGTAAACAAGCTGGAGAGGGTGgctgggatccagggacagTCACCACGGGGGCTGGAGTTGAGGCTGCCGAGGAGGCCTTTCGAGGAGAGGAATTGGCCCAATGCATGACATATGGCAGTGTGCCCATGTGCTGGCACATGTACCATGGGGGCTCACAGGATCCCCACCCTCACCCGGCCTCCTCggtgcagccagggctgctggaaccCAGCGGCCCCTACAATAGGTGGtgggtggctgctgggctgaCTCACACCTGGGTGATGCCgctctccccctgccctgccctaccccaccccaccccaccatcCACCCCGCTATACCAGTGTTTCCCAGCTCCTGAACCCACTTTCCCACATCCCAGGGTCCCTGGGCCAGACGCGGCGCAGGGTGGAGCACTCACATTGTGTGGGCAGTACTCCACCGGCTGGAAGAAACTGAGCCCCCGCAGCAGTGGCTGGTGCCCGGTACCGCAGCACTTCTTCATGCCCTCCTCCATGGCCTGATTGAGGAGGCGGAGGGGGAAGGCGCAGACGGCCGAGTTCTCCTGTGGCACTGGGCTCTCTGGCCGGCTCTCGGCAAAGGCACCGAAGAGCACCATGTCGGTGTCATTGATGCCGAGGTCGCGGGCCAGCCGTGCGCCAGGGCGGGCAGCgtgggctgcctgcagcacgTTGTAGGCGATGTCCCTCTCAGCATCCTCCTCGCCGCTGCGCCGGCGCCGGCGCTTGGACTCAAAGCGGCAGTCGAGGACGAGCTCGCGGTAGCGGCGGAGGTCACGCTCGTGGGTGCTGAGCCGCGCCAGGCGCGTGTGGTACGCTGCGGATCCCGGCCGCTCCGGCTGCACCATCAGGAAGTAGACGTGGTCCCCGTCGGCAAAGGAGTGCACATAGTGGATGGTGTAGTTGTCGCGGTATTGTGGCAGCACCGTCAGCCACTGGAAGTCATTTGAAAAGCCATCCAAGGTACCCTTCAGGCGTCGGATGGACACCGACTGTGGGCTATACCGTGCTGCCACACTGCTGTTGATGGTGGAG from Haemorhous mexicanus isolate bHaeMex1 chromosome 11, bHaeMex1.pri, whole genome shotgun sequence includes:
- the MST1R gene encoding macrophage-stimulating protein receptor isoform X3 gives rise to the protein MGLLCCVCLWLLLTLALLDASAWQCPRIPYSSTRNFSIPYTLPSLDAGSPIQNVAVFTDSDGPVAAFVAVRNRILLVSPELRLLSVLITGPVGSAKCEICHLCPATTDGPEDTDNVLLLLDPLEPWLYSCGTAQHGLCYQHQLEVRDGKVAITATHCLYSAMGNSPAFCPDCVVSPLGTSATVVATSYASVFYLGSTINSSVAARYSPQSVSIRRLKGTLDGFSNDFQWLTVLPQYRDNYTIHYVHSFADGDHVYFLMVQPERPGSAAYHTRLARLSTHERDLRRYRELVLDCRFESKRRRRRSGEEDAERDIAYNVLQAAHAARPGARLARDLGINDTDMVLFGAFAESRPESPVPQENSAVCAFPLRLLNQAMEEGMKKCCGTGHQPLLRGLSFFQPVEYCPHNVNLSAPVVNTSCWDQPTLVPAASHKVDLFNGQLTGVLLTSLFVTAMGDVTVAHLGTAEGRVFQMVLQRSSSYLLTLSNFSLGEPRPVRGAMGLQSHSLFFTAGSKVWLLNVTGPGCRHFSTCQRCLRAERFMGCGWCGDGCRRRHECTGHWVQDSCPPVLTDFHPRSAPLRGRTRVTLCGMTFRSRLDPDPGRSPRGACRVTVGRRGCTVLPGESESYRPLPTSRRKEFVDVLVCELEPGGPAAQGGPADVVLTVEEPARASGFRVYGSATLGGFVFVEPHVSALHPPFGPRWGGTHLSLHGKHLSAGSSWRVMVNGSECALTGQPRQGNGTIRCTAPAAGGLGAARVALWIDGEEFQAPVPFQYRPDPAVSAIVPSCSYEGSLLTITGTHLDSVYRAKIRFEAGGVVTQATECKNPLAPDRLLCHSPAFPFESKVEVVLGNLSVLLDGADGRWLFRLRYYPRPKVYPLEQEGRRLRLKPGDDEIEQLGLDAVATCMNITMTVGGLDCHPNVLKNEVACRLPRELRLPPAGAPVEICVNGACEALGWVLSPPTSLDLAASLALGTGITFLVCCILAAVLFRWRWKKRRGTENLELLAQPGRSDPPVTTQRPGVDYREVLVLNTAGTPGPVGPRTRVTSAGANGSAGAGAAGGGSPMPLLRATSCCLEDLRPELLEEVKDILIPEERLVTHRHQVIGKGHFGSVYHGTYTDPLLGDLHCAVKSLHRITDLEEVEEFLREGILMKSFHHPQVLSLLGVCLPRHGLPLVVLPYMRHGDLRQFIRTQERSPTVKELIGFGLQVALGMEYLAQKKFVHRDLAARNCMLDETLTVKVADFGLARDVFDKEYYSIQQHRHAKLPVKWMALESLQTQKFTTKSDVWSFGVLMWELLTRGASPYAGVDPYDMAHYLLQGRRLPQPSHCPDTLYRVMLSCWAPAPEERPSFTGLVGELERVLATLDGEHYVNLTVTYTNLDWGPPFPPAPPGQLPDGEDEDKHNEEEEEEKEEEEDDDTSVC
- the MST1R gene encoding macrophage-stimulating protein receptor isoform X1, producing MGLLCCVCLWLLLTLALLDASAWQCPRIPYSSTRNFSIPYTLPSLDAGSPIQNVAVFTDSDGPVAAFVAVRNRILLVSPELRLLSVLITGPVGSAKCEICHLCPATTDGPEDTDNVLLLLDPLEPWLYSCGTAQHGLCYQHQLEVRDGKVAITATHCLYSAMGNSPAFCPDCVVSPLGTSATVVATSYASVFYLGSTINSSVAARYSPQSVSIRRLKGTLDGFSNDFQWLTVLPQYRDNYTIHYVHSFADGDHVYFLMVQPERPGSAAYHTRLARLSTHERDLRRYRELVLDCRFESKRRRRRSGEEDAERDIAYNVLQAAHAARPGARLARDLGINDTDMVLFGAFAESRPESPVPQENSAVCAFPLRLLNQAMEEGMKKCCGTGHQPLLRGLSFFQPVEYCPHNVNLSAPVVNTSCWDQPTLVPAASHKVDLFNGQLTGVLLTSLFVTAMGDVTVAHLGTAEGRVFQMVLQRSSSYLLTLSNFSLGEPRPVRGAMGLQSHSLFFTAGSKVWLLNVTGPGCRHFSTCQRCLRAERFMGCGWCGDGCRRRHECTGHWVQDSCPPVLTDFHPRSAPLRGRTRVTLCGMTFRSRLDPDPGRSPRGACRVTVGRRGCTVLPGESESYRPLPTSRRKEFVDVLVCELEPGGPAAQGGPADVVLTVEEPARASGFRVYGSATLGGFVFVEPHVSALHPPFGPRWGGTHLSLHGKHLSAGSSWRVMVNGSECALTGQPSHGCRVSRQGNGTIRCTAPAAGGLGAARVALWIDGEEFQAPVPFQYRPDPAVSAIVPSCSYEGSLLTITGTHLDSVYRAKIRFEAGGVVTQATECKNPLAPDRLLCHSPAFPFESKVEVVLGNLSVLLDGADGRWLFRLRYYPRPKVYPLEQEGRRLRLKPGDDEIEVHQLGLDAVATCMNITMTVGGLDCHPNVLKNEVACRLPRELRLPPAGAPVEICVNGACEALGWVLSPPTSLDLAASLALGTGITFLVCCILAAVLFRWRWKKRRGTENLELLAQPGRSDPPVTTQRPGVDYREVLVLNTAGTPGPVGPRTRVTSAGANGSAGAGAAGGGSPMPLLRATSCCLEDLRPELLEEVKDILIPEERLVTHRHQVIGKGHFGSVYHGTYTDPLLGDLHCAVKSLHRITDLEEVEEFLREGILMKSFHHPQVLSLLGVCLPRHGLPLVVLPYMRHGDLRQFIRTQERSPTVKELIGFGLQVALGMEYLAQKKFVHRDLAARNCMLDETLTVKVADFGLARDVFDKEYYSIQQHRHAKLPVKWMALESLQTQKFTTKSDVWSFGVLMWELLTRGASPYAGVDPYDMAHYLLQGRRLPQPSHCPDTLYRVMLSCWAPAPEERPSFTGLVGELERVLATLDGEHYVNLTVTYTNLDWGPPFPPAPPGQLPDGEDEDKHNEEEEEEKEEEEDDDTSVC
- the MST1R gene encoding macrophage-stimulating protein receptor isoform X2, translating into MGLLCCVCLWLLLTLALLDASAWQCPRIPYSSTRNFSIPYTLPSLDAGSPIQNVAVFTDSDGPVAAFVAVRNRILLVSPELRLLSVLITGPVGSAKCEICHLCPATTDGPEDTDNVLLLLDPLEPWLYSCGTAQHGLCYQHQLEVRDGKVAITATHCLYSAMGNSPAFCPDCVVSPLGTSATVVATSYASVFYLGSTINSSVAARYSPQSVSIRRLKGTLDGFSNDFQWLTVLPQYRDNYTIHYVHSFADGDHVYFLMVQPERPGSAAYHTRLARLSTHERDLRRYRELVLDCRFESKRRRRRSGEEDAERDIAYNVLQAAHAARPGARLARDLGINDTDMVLFGAFAESRPESPVPQENSAVCAFPLRLLNQAMEEGMKKCCGTGHQPLLRGLSFFQPVEYCPHNVNLSAPVVNTSCWDQPTLVPAASHKVDLFNGQLTGVLLTSLFVTAMGDVTVAHLGTAEGRVFQMVLQRSSSYLLTLSNFSLGEPRPVRGAMGLQSHSLFFTAGSKVWLLNVTGPGCRHFSTCQRCLRAERFMGCGWCGDGCRRRHECTGHWVQDSCPPVLTDFHPRSAPLRGRTRVTLCGMTFRSRLDPDPGRSPRGACRVTVGRRGCTVLPGESESYRPLPTSRRKEFVDVLVCELEPGGPAAQGGPADVVLTVEEPARASGFRVYGSATLGGFVFVEPHVSALHPPFGPRWGGTHLSLHGKHLSAGSSWRVMVNGSECALTGQPRQGNGTIRCTAPAAGGLGAARVALWIDGEEFQAPVPFQYRPDPAVSAIVPSCSYEGSLLTITGTHLDSVYRAKIRFEAGGVVTQATECKNPLAPDRLLCHSPAFPFESKVEVVLGNLSVLLDGADGRWLFRLRYYPRPKVYPLEQEGRRLRLKPGDDEIEVHQLGLDAVATCMNITMTVGGLDCHPNVLKNEVACRLPRELRLPPAGAPVEICVNGACEALGWVLSPPTSLDLAASLALGTGITFLVCCILAAVLFRWRWKKRRGTENLELLAQPGRSDPPVTTQRPGVDYREVLVLNTAGTPGPVGPRTRVTSAGANGSAGAGAAGGGSPMPLLRATSCCLEDLRPELLEEVKDILIPEERLVTHRHQVIGKGHFGSVYHGTYTDPLLGDLHCAVKSLHRITDLEEVEEFLREGILMKSFHHPQVLSLLGVCLPRHGLPLVVLPYMRHGDLRQFIRTQERSPTVKELIGFGLQVALGMEYLAQKKFVHRDLAARNCMLDETLTVKVADFGLARDVFDKEYYSIQQHRHAKLPVKWMALESLQTQKFTTKSDVWSFGVLMWELLTRGASPYAGVDPYDMAHYLLQGRRLPQPSHCPDTLYRVMLSCWAPAPEERPSFTGLVGELERVLATLDGEHYVNLTVTYTNLDWGPPFPPAPPGQLPDGEDEDKHNEEEEEEKEEEEDDDTSVC